The genomic DNA GACGGTCAATGAGACGGGAGACAAGAGTCTCGCGCTCGGACGGGCGGCCTTCGCGACGGAAGTAGTTGCCCGGTACGCGACCGGCGGCATACGCCATTTCCTGATAGTTGCAGGTGAGCGGGAAGAAACCGCGGTCAATTGCCAGAGGCTGGGTGACGGCGGTGACCAGAACGGTGGTGTTGCCGGACGTGATGGTCACGGCGCCGCTGGCCTGACGGGCGTATTTGCCAGTCTCGATGGTGATGTCGATGCCGCCGACCGTAGTGGTCAGGCTGGTGGCATCAAAAGGTGTCATGGTCATAAGTGAACCTACCTTAAGGTAATAGGTGGATCACTCTCTGCGTAGTACCCTCGTTATGGGTTAGCCGGCTTGGGGAGGAGCTTTTGGAGAAATCGGGCTAGATGCCCAAAAACGCCTTCCGCAGCCAACTAAACGTCGTGCATGAGGGAAGGGCGGTGCCGAAAAGACGGCTCCGCCGCAGAAAGTGACGAAAGTGACAGGGGGAGACTACAGTCTCCCCCTGTTGTATTCTACTGTGAAAGAACTACTTACGCAGTCCGAGACGACCGATCAGGTCGCGGTAGCGCTGAATGTCCTTGTTGGCAAGGTACTTCAGCAGCTTTCTGCGCTGACCAACCATTTTCAGCAGGCCGGTGCGGGAGTGGTGGTCCTTCTTGTGGGCCTTGAAGTGGTCGGCGAGGTACGTGATGCGGGCGGTCAGCAGGGCAACCTGAACTTCAGGGGAGCCGGTGTCGCCTTCGCAGGTCTTGTACTCATCAATAATTTTCTGTTTTTCTTCAGCAGTCATAACCACAGCGCTATCCTCCTATAGTTGGGGGTGTTTGTATTGCAAGCTTTTCATACGACGGAATGTCGGGTTCAGTCCTGTCCCCACAGGCCTCGAAGAATAGACCACTTGGGTTTGTTGTCCTGAAGTTTCGCCTCAACGAGAGCCAGCGGGTTGCCTTCGTGATCGAGCAAAATGCCCGGTCTCCGAGACTGCCGGCCAGCATTTCACCCGGTTCATCGTTGACCGGCAGCCATGCCCCGTTCTGTACGAGGCCTGACAGCGCTTCGGTCAATTGAAACCGGGGCCAGTGAGGCAGGGTGTCCTTCAACGGGATCACCTTGTCCGGAAATGTTTCCGGATTCTTCAGGACGTCTTCGAGATCATGAGCCTGATCGAGCCCGAAAGGCTCGCTCGACTCGCGGTTCAGGCTGGTCAGGACCGCACCGCACCCCACTCGTGTCCCCAAGCTGTGGACCAGGGAACGTATGTAGGTACCGGCGGAACAACTGACCCTGAACGCCGCTTCCGGCATTCGCACGTCCAGCACTTCCACATGAGAAATAACAATGGGCTTTATCTTGACCGGTGTTTCCTTGCCCTCGCGGGCCAGAGCATACAGCGGTTTACCCTTGTGTTTGGCAGCGGAATAGGCAGGAACTTCCTGCTCTGTCAACTCTTTCCAATATAAAATTTCACGTTTGACATCTTCGTCCGACACCGTGACTTCGGATTCAGAGGTCACTTCCCCTTGAATATCAAGGGTATCAGTGGTCATTCCAAGGCGAAAGGTGCCTGTGTACGTTTTTACACGATCCGTCAGGTACGGAGCCAGTTTCGTTGCGTGCCCGAGCATGACGAGCAGCACTCCCTGCGCCAGCGGATCAAGGGTTCCTGCATGGCCGATCTTGTACTGCTTGAGCTGGTGCTTGATGTCGTTCAGGCAATCCGCCGAGGTCGGTCCGGACGGCTTGTTGAGCACCAACACGCCGTCACATTGTTCAGCGCTGCGTTTTTTTCTTCTACGTCCCATTTACTTCAGTCCCAGCGATCCGCCAATTATATCCACAAGCATGGTCCGGGCTTCGTCAAGTGGAGCCGCGATAGTGCCGCCG from uncultured Pseudodesulfovibrio sp. includes the following:
- the rpsO gene encoding 30S ribosomal protein S15 codes for the protein MVMTAEEKQKIIDEYKTCEGDTGSPEVQVALLTARITYLADHFKAHKKDHHSRTGLLKMVGQRRKLLKYLANKDIQRYRDLIGRLGLRK